A stretch of the Anaerolineae bacterium genome encodes the following:
- a CDS encoding stage V sporulation protein S produces the protein MDVIKVSARSRSTSVAGAIAGVIREQKRAEVQAIGAGAVNQAVKAVAIARGYLALDGLDVICIPAFAEVDIDGQERTAVKLIVEPR, from the coding sequence ATGGACGTCATCAAGGTATCCGCCCGGTCTAGATCAACGTCAGTGGCAGGGGCGATCGCGGGTGTAATCAGGGAACAAAAGCGGGCCGAGGTACAGGCAATCGGGGCCGGGGCGGTCAACCAGGCGGTCAAGGCGGTGGCTATTGCCAGGGGCTATCTTGCTCTCGACGGGCTGGACGTGATATGCATACCGGCGTTCGCCGAAGTGGACATAGACGGGCAGGAGCGAACCGCCGTGAAGCTCATCGTCGAGCCTAGATGA